The genomic segment GTCCTTGTTACACACTCATACCTTCCTTGTCCCACTCGCACCTAGCGTCTGTCCTTGTCGCACACTGATGCTATCCTTGTCTACGAACGTCTATTGTGTCGCCATCTATTATTCGTTGCACCTACTTAGGGTTCCGGCTCCTACCACCAGATGGCGAAAACACACTAGTATATACCTGTCCTTGTCGCACACTAGTGCTCTCCTTGTCTAGAAACGTCTAATGTGTCGCCATCTATTATTCGTTGCACCAACTTAGGGTTCCGGCTCCTACCACCAGATGGCGAAAAACATACTGGTATATACCTGTCCTTGTCGCACACTGATGCTATCCTTGTCTAGAAACGTCTAATGTGTCGCCATCTATTATTCCTTGCACCAACTTAGGGTTCCGGCTCCTGCCACCAGATGGCGAAAAATATACTGGTATATACCCATCTTTGTCGCACACTTGTGCTCTCCTTTTCTACGGATGATGTATGTGCTGCCATCTAACAAGAGTGGTAGAAACCGCAACTTGGTATAACCGATAATAGATGACAGCACATGGAACCCTAAGTTGGTGCAACGAATAATAGATGGCGACACATTAGACGTTTCTAGACAAGGATAGCACCAGTGTGCGACAAGGACAGACACTAGTCGTGAATGGGACAAAGAATGCTGTTGAGTACAAGAAGGACAGGAATATACACGTATGTACACAGTATTGGACAAAGACGACGGTAATAAACATAAGAATGGATAGTTCAATGGGCGCTAGGAAGAGACAGAGACAAAGACTGTGTGCGACAAAGATAGACGATACGACAGCCATACAACAGGTAGGGCAGTGTTCCATGAAAATTGGCTGCACAAATGACaacagaaagagagggagattGGATACGATAATAATCGGGGGTAAATGACGAGACAGTAAAATTCTCTTTgacgtatttaattattcaatgaaattcagaaaatacgcaataatttacattatgtttatttttatagtacAGTAGTATGTGTTATTTGTGAGCTATGCTATATTTGATGTATAACTCCTTTAAATgtgtatattattgtataataacgtatatattgtgtatatgACAAGTTATTACATACAAATATgcaatatgatataaataatataatataaaatttacatttgtttCACTGAGAACTATGTCAAGCTTGAAAGTAGTGTTTGCGGATTgaagaaatttttagaatGCAGTcgtgttttaaattattctctgTGATACCCTGGGATGTACTgacttttctatattttacctGTTACAAACAGAAATGCCGGTTATATAACAAGAatggtataaaatattaatactataAGGTAATGCGGAGAATAATTACGGTcactaatttattttaattattacgaaaataataacaataataataataaaaataaaagttttataatattaaatgtatataatttcatatttggTTAATCTATcgtcattattattatattaccatAGATTCGAAATCGCCGCCGGATGATATATGTTCAGATGTGAATTGTACCATTTCTACCGAGCAACATCTATAGTTATTTTACGATTGTTGAATGTGCGATTGAAAAACTTGGTGAAAATTGAGTACGTGGTTATACGATGGTCGTCGAAGAAAAAAGTAGTGATTCGTTTAAGGAAAATCAAATAAACGATGACACGACATCGACGGAGCAGAAGACGTATTCGATGGAAAGTATCCTTTCCAAAAAGCTTTTTTCTCACAAAAATAGTTCTGTCAATGCCATATGTTATTTCTTAACCTACATTTGTCATTTCCTGCCTTTTTTACTTGCGAATATATGTCATTGTTAggaattacattaaaataataactttcataaatttacaaataaaaagctATAAAAgttatctttttttcatatacagatgtgtttttatttatgtttgttatattattgattactttttgatatatttatattaatgaaGCATGATGTAGCAATTACTACATTTATATATCATCTGTGAATTATATGTTGTTACTTAATGACTGAATAgttctaaaaataataaaagaagcaCAGCAACAACATGGGTTGAGACATGGTGACTATCAACGATACCGTGGATATTGCTCAAGAAGGTTGAGACGCCTTAGGAAAGTTCTAAAAGTCCCACAAGGAGACAAGCGTCACTTTAAGAGAAGAGACATAACAGCCATGATGGTTACAgatgataaatttttacaagTTCCCTTAATGATGGCAGAACGTGCTTGGAGTTATGCTATGCAATTGCGTCAAGAATCTAATACAGTGCCAAGGAAAAAGTTTCACCTGATATCAAGACTGAGGAAAGCTGCTACATATTCTTTACAGTTGCAAGAACTGATAGAGGTAACTTAAATTTTCCTATATTAAAACAGATTGATTTCTCAatggtaaatatatttttcagagTGTCAATTGTGATGCAAGGACAAAATTAGAAGCTCAAGCATATGTAGCATGGATACATGGGTCCCTACACTTTGAATTGCAACTATGGAAGAAAGCAATGGAAAATCTGAAAAAGGCTCAAGTGGTATATGGGAAATTGGCATCTGCACTACCAGAATCTGAGCAAGTAATGTACAATGCTCGCGTTGAGGAGCTTGCTCCCAGTCTTAGATACTGTGCCTATAATATAGGAGATACCACTGCTATAGATGATTTAATGCAAATGAGAGGACAACTAAGTGGCGAGTTGTTAGCTAGTTTAGATTCATTGATAGCTCAAACTCGAGAGAAACAAACAAACGCCGAAGAAGTGACCTGGCGGGGCCAGTCCTGCGGTGTAGTTCCACCAAGAGCAGCTGGTCTTCTAATCGCCGATTCTAGACTAAACCAGACATTAGAGAAAACAGCTACAAATCAAGCTAAGATCGATTTACTGGAAGCGCACTTGATAGATTGCAAAGATGCGATTTCAGCTGTAAGAGACTTATTCAAAAATGAGTTAAAGAATAAGGACAATGACAAGCTATCTCCTCCACAGCacttaattacatatttgcaATACATCAGATTGTCTCGTACACTAGAAAGGAACTTAGCATTGATCAATGCAGCAGCAGAATCTGCTAAAACAAAACCACAAGATATTGTGCGGTTATATGAGGCAGCACTTCACAATCTTGTTGAAATATCACAGCTACAGGATGATGAAGAGTTTGTACGTGAGCAAGAAGCTAAAACTAAGGGATACAGAGCTTTTAAATGTTATTACATGGCACAATCATTAGCAAATCTTCACAGATGGAGAGAAGCCATGACCTTGTATCAAAGATCTGCACAACATGCAAAAGATGCGCTAGAATATGGTAAAATACTTCCAGAATCGTTGAAAGAAGCTCTTGAAAAGCTAGAAATGTCTATAGAAGGTGCCAAGTATACAGCACATGCACACAGTGTTTTAGAAGATGGACAAGAAGAGGAATCTggtgttaataaatatacaaaaacgAAGAAACCACTGCATGAACGTTTACACGAGTACAGAGAAGATAATGCGCTTCTTACAAAACAACCTAATGTTTACAAATTGCCACCATCTATGCAACCTATCTCCTGCAAACCACTGTTCTTTGATTTAGCCTTCAATATGGTTGAATTCCCTGATCTGAGTGAGAAACTTGGTAACCAAACTAAGAAAGGTGGTCAAGCTGGTCTTACAGGATTTGTTAAAGGCCTTTGGGGTTGgggtaataaataaaacagggGAAACATTCAATTTTGGATATTATCGCACATAGTACGATAATGTATTTTTACCGTATTCAATCGGCTCGACAAAAACCGAGTTTTCACTTATAACAACAGCAATattgaataatgaaaataaagaggatattattaatatgtgcttcattttttattaatgtttaatccctttattctaattatttgttcattatttaaacaattttatattctttcaaaatatttttcatttaattgaaCAGGATAGAATTTTTTGTATGACAGAATAAGAGATCTTTAGTTTAAGAAACTGATTAAATACTTTCACGATTAAAATAGATGAAATTAACAGAATGAGGGGCGTATCGCGATTTAATGATTACACGTTTCAAAGTCAACCTTTCCCACTTACGATGCATCGATTACTATTGAAGCAATTCATACCGGCAATTAGTTAATCTAAAAATCCACTACATCGAAAACGGTTTCCCTTAAGTCATTTTACCTTTCTTAAAATCCCAAAGTTCCCGTGACCGCTATAAATgactaaattatttttgagacaataaaattttttggcacattaatatcaattttgacaaaataaaattaacatcaAATTCGCACGCGTTAAAATTTGGATTTCCAGGAAATTATTTGATACCAGTACCAAATATTGTTTGTTCATTTGTACGCATATCGAGAAGTAAAGTGAGAACGTGATAATTACGAATCACGAg from the Bombus fervidus isolate BK054 chromosome 12, iyBomFerv1, whole genome shotgun sequence genome contains:
- the Srp68 gene encoding signal recognition particle 68, which produces MVVEEKSSDSFKENQINDDTTSTEQKTYSMEILKIIKEAQQQHGLRHGDYQRYRGYCSRRLRRLRKVLKVPQGDKRHFKRRDITAMMVTDDKFLQVPLMMAERAWSYAMQLRQESNTVPRKKFHLISRLRKAATYSLQLQELIESVNCDARTKLEAQAYVAWIHGSLHFELQLWKKAMENLKKAQVVYGKLASALPESEQVMYNARVEELAPSLRYCAYNIGDTTAIDDLMQMRGQLSGELLASLDSLIAQTREKQTNAEEVTWRGQSCGVVPPRAAGLLIADSRLNQTLEKTATNQAKIDLLEAHLIDCKDAISAVRDLFKNELKNKDNDKLSPPQHLITYLQYIRLSRTLERNLALINAAAESAKTKPQDIVRLYEAALHNLVEISQLQDDEEFVREQEAKTKGYRAFKCYYMAQSLANLHRWREAMTLYQRSAQHAKDALEYGKILPESLKEALEKLEMSIEGAKYTAHAHSVLEDGQEEESGVNKYTKTKKPLHERLHEYREDNALLTKQPNVYKLPPSMQPISCKPLFFDLAFNMVEFPDLSEKLGNQTKKGGQAGLTGFVKGLWGWGNK